The nucleotide window aagcaagttATGAAAAATGTTATACTGGCCTTCCTGTTGCTCAGAGAAATGTGAATATGGCTTCCCCACCACGTGATTGTTCAGGGCAAGGTTTTACAAGCCTCTATCAGCCAGCCAGCCAACCTTCTTAACACTTTCCAAATTCTGCAGGATTAGAGAAATTATTAAGTGCTTGAATACTTCTTACTCTGAAGCCTCAGGTTCTCTGATGTGCTGAGTATTGATTTTCAAATAGACCGAAGTAATCTGTAATGCCTAACATTCATTTCATGTTAGGCTGTCTGTGGTCAACTCCCTAGAAAGAGATGGGTACCCACTGCTACAAGTTCCGTTGATTCTCTCTGCCTGCTGGTACATGACAGTTCCTGGGACTGAATTAACCAGCTGGTACACGAAGTCAGGCACCTCCAAGCTACCCAGCAACTGCACATAAAAGCACAGTTGCTAATAGAGCAGCCACTGCCACACTGGGCTGCACATCAGAGCCATTAGTTAGTACTACAGATCTGCTCTTGGCAAAAAAAGTTTGAACACCGTTACTATGAGCATGTTCTTAACATGACAGATTAATAATGAAACTATTCATTACACTTTCGTTCCAGGTTCAAGAATGATACTTACTGGATCAAGCAGAGCTGACTTCACATCTTCACCGTATCGATTTCGAAGACATGGTCCACAGAACTGCCCCCTTACTCCTCCACAGCCCTGTTTGCGACAGATTGTCTTTGTATCGGTCGTCTTCTGTCGACACTGGTGGCAAGTACTACCCTAAGGTAGAATGGAAGAGAAGAACATTTATATGAAGGGCATCTTAAATGCCCATTGATGAGCTTTCCTAATAATAATAAGCACAAACTTCAAACCAAAGTCAAATTAAACAATGAAGAGCAAGTTCTGTTACTATGATAAATCATATAACAATGCTAGGAATCTTACAGAGACAGTGCTAAGTTTCAGTTGCAATGGAATTCTCAAATTACATGAACCTCATAATTAcagttctggtcctttcttctctctaAAACTATTGAGAAAATGATCTTGTGACTTATCCCTGCCATACCATGAAGCATGACATCCATCGTAAGATGATCTTTATGATAATCAATAATAGCCAAATCCAGTGAAAGCAAGGAAGGAGGAGTTCCATTAAGAACACTGGACACTACACAACCTGTACAGAAATCATTTCCAGAGGTACAAAGAACAGCAGGGATTACTATTATTTAGTGGTACAACACATTTTTATTAGTGAGAGAGACAAAAAGGATGCCAACACTTACCAGTGGCAAGTAACAGCTATAGCAAACTTGACTTAATAGCTCTGTGGCACAAAAACACTTTTCAGGGGCAAAAAGCCAGTGGAGAGTATCAACCACCACAGCCAAGCGCAGAGAAGTCTGGCAAAGCTTTCAAAGCTGTACTTGTGTGACATAATAACGAGCTGAATTCCCCAGAGCCTCAGGAAAGGACACCTTTTAGCAAACATCAGTGAAATAGTGAGAGACTTTTCATTTCAAGCACACAGACACACTGAAGAATACGGCAACCACTTACAAGAACTTTGTCATAGATTTTGTCTCTAACAGTGATTGCAATGTTGTCCAAGTCCTCCTCAGTTATGTCTTCTACTGGGCGATGAGTCGAGTACTTCGATGATCTCCTTCTTTTGCGTACTCCACAATCCCCCTGCTAAACAAACTCATCTCAGTACCTTTTGTCTCATGTCATGAAGCCTCTGTCACCACACTTGGTGACAAATTCCTTCTTTACAATGAGTATGCAGTCCACAGCTGGCAAACTGGAAGAACAGGGAATAGTTTCCAAATCaccccttcctctttctctccctctcctccctagTCTTTTCTCTACTAcgctttttattaattttatttaattcctttCCATCATTACTACTTCTGTGTGCACAAATCCTTGACATGTTTTACTGCTAACTTTTCTTTACATTCCCCATCCTCTTCCACTGTAACTCTTCAGACTCCATTTCTTCCCTCTCAAAATCAGGAACTGTGATCATCTGCCTTCCCTTGCTTTCCTCCTTCAATCTCCTTGTATGTTCTCTAGTTGCTTTCTCCAATGACAATCCTGCAAAAAAAACTCTGCTGAAGTTTCAGGTTAGTCCTGCCTTACCCAGCCCTTTCTTATTAACCTGTTATTTGGAAGAGAGTAGTCCACTCACcattaagtgatttttttttccttctaagtCATCATTCTCTTTGATCCCTATTCATAAACAAATCTCATCACATTCTTAGCCTTTCCCATACCTGTCTCTGAAGACCTCATTTGTCCTCCACTCTAGATCAGTTCTGTCCTGTCCAAAACAGTAATTTACCAGCCCAGGTTGTCATTTGGTGCTACTCCTCTTCTAATAGCCAAGTTCCCTCTATAATGCTTTAACTATGTCCAGCACTTGTTCCTACAAGCAGAACTGGGATCCAGCCTGTAAGGATTCAAAATTAAAGGGTCTTCCTCATAAGGGCTAAGAAAATGTAAGCAAGACAAATGACCACCATAACCTAGAGAAGGAAAACaccctatttttaaaaataggaaagagTAAAATCTGAAGCTTTTCCACTACTAGCCTTACATTAGCAGTTTGCTGATGCAGATTCCCTTAATTCATTCTCAGTTCAGCCACATAACTCAAATCTTCCATCTGCTATTTCCAGAGAAggatttttgccattttatcTTGAGTCTGGTAACAGAGAAGATTTGCTTTGCCACTTTCACCACCCCACTGCCTTGCCACTCCAAGGATTTATACATTAAGAGCTCTAGTAATTTTCAGAtgaagaattaataaaaaaccAGAAGTTAACAGTCTTGTTATGCCCGAGTAACACCGGTCACAAACAGAGCCCGTTTAACAGGTGAAATATGAGACAGAAAGGCCTGGAGATAACTTCTTCTGTAGCTAATCCCAACCAAAGATTTTCAACAACTTTGCGTAGGACATGGTGTCTGGTCTAAGTGCTGGCCAACAATTTAAATGTTTCTTAGCTCCTGACTACTGGGGATATCAAAATCTGACAAATACCACACTGAGTCTCTTCAAGAGGTTTTGTTGTCTGTAGCTACGGATGTGTTCTGCAAATTTGACAGCTGACACAGTAAATTTTTCCAAGGCAAATTTTTCTGGTGGACGAGCAGTTCTGGTTGGGTTCATCCGGCGTGTTATCTGGCCTTCAGAGAATGTCCTTCTTGGGGTTTTCTTCGGTTTctacaaagagaagaaaatccaaGTAACTGTCTTTTCAGTTATGTTTGTAGTGTTAAACACTAGAAACAACCTGAAAATATCTGCACCACAGATATTGTACTATCATGAATTGATCTACTGTTCTCCTACTCCTTATTTGTTAAGCCAAACTCCACCACCAAATATATTCCCTACACACTATACTTTTCTACTACTTTAAAAATCACACCTTTACATCAAATTCCTTTCCAATTAACATCACAGAAGTAAACCAAAATTTAACATGTGGCATATTAAGGTGGAAGCTAGTTATCACTACTCTTTGGTAGCTAAATATTCAGATTTTCCCACAATCTGAATATACAATTGAGGAAAATTGAGGAATACACAGTTTGAGGAAGAAGCTGAATtcttgttaattttcttttaaactttttaaactgaaaggaTATTAAGAAACTGCTTCATTTAGTTGAAGATTCTTAATTTTGGAGTCTTGGGATGTATTTCTTCATAAATTATCTTATAAAATTCCATTTCCTCACATAATCTCTGGCACTTCCTGACCAATAGCAAATCTATACAAATGAAGTAACCAAACCCAAAGAAAACCAGAACGAACTTGCTGAAAGTTTCTGATGAAACTCATTAATCCTAAGTCTAACAAAAATTACTATCATCACTAACCAGTATTGGGAACTTACTGAAGGAGTTGAGGAGGCTGTTTTCACTGGGAACAGGTCCGGTATGGAATTCAgttctgccagcagctgggcaaGCTGGAATCAAGTGATGTCAAATTGAAAACTCACTGAAACTTGCAAAAAAAGCAACACCATCTACCATCCATTCTTCACATGCACTTCAAATTACAGCTAAACATGTGCAAGGAATCTTTATGGAAGCACTTAAATAAAGTGGGGCTCATGGCATATTTATTATGCCATGAGCAAAAACTCTGCCAACAATACTAACTTCATAGCTCCCACTAATTCTTACTGGGAATTAGAACTAGCCGGAGTTACATAGTATCTTGTCAAAACAGCACCAAAGGAGTGCATTACAACATGGTAATGATTGATAACGAGAAATTAAGTTCATATGAtaggagagagaaaagacagGGTGCCAGAAGACAGTAAGATGTTCCCAGTGAGCTTTTCCTCACTGCAGATACATCTGTGCTCTTTgccagagagctcagcatccccttaAGCAGTGCAGACACTGGGTACACACTCATTACAAAGAGAGCAACTAAGCCCCACTGGCAGTTCCTCCAATGCATGCATGTTCTGATCATGTACAGCATCAGAAGTACTTCTGCAGGATGATGATTTCTTGCACCATGCACAAGATGTCTTGGAAGTACATTTCCACAGAAGCAGTGGCTGATAGGTAAAAAAAGAGCACTGACCTGTTCTGGAATTCCAGAATGAGGCTAACTTCTGAAAAGCCACTAGTAGTGGGGATAAGCCAAGCTGCTAGCTCTCTGAGATTGCCACAGCCATCAAGAGATTAAAAGCTGAATACAGTATTTCTCAGTAAATACTTCAGTGTGCATTTATTAAGAGCTATTTAACGCCATTACAGTACAGCTCCTAGGATGTCAGTGAATTTCACAGTGGATGAACTGCAAGAAGAGTGGAAGGTGAGAAGAACCAAAGAGCAGCAAGACCAACACAACAGCAGTGGGGCCACATGACAGATTAGAAGTGCAAAGAGGTACAAAGCTGAAGCAAGTCTTTACACAGGAGTTGCAGGCCCACACCAAGAGGTATTGCTTGAGCCCCAAGACTGCTTGGAAGCTGCAACTTTCCCTGAAACACAGTAAAACTGAAGGAGCTACTAAAGATTGAACATCAGTTTGGATTACACAGCAGCATGATAATTAAAGAGAGCTGGTAGCATGTTGGATAATAGAGGAAAAAACATTAGGAAATGATCAGTTGTTCTTTTCCACACCTAAACACATGTACACATGTTCAGCAGTTATATAGTAAAGCAATACTCTAAAAATCACATCCCATACaactgaaaaattacatttatcaTTCTCAGTAGTTTTTAGCTGGCTTTCCAATCAGTAACTGCAGCAGatcacaaataaacaaaaagtagAAACACTATTGTGCAAATGACACCATTTGCACAAAATGAAACCACTTGAAAGGACCAGCTAGTTTCTAACATGTTCTGAAGGCTGCAAAACTTGGTTATTTGTAACTTTATTATTGTAACTCTATTAAAAATTCTTAGTTTTACTCTGTTTTTAAACTTGACCAGGCTAGTCCCtacttgaggtttttttatggGTAAATGTCTGAGTGCTGAGGGTCCTCTAGGGTTTTCCCTGgtagaaaaaaatcaccataaGATGTTCCCAAAGTTCCAGCACAGCACTAGCAGGGACCCTAAAATTCAAGTATGCTAAAGCTAAGTAACTGGATGTAAATGTCAGAGAACAAAACACTGCTCTTAAGTCTTACCatagctttattttctttaatatttatgGCTCTCTTAAGCAGTGCATTGGAACTTTCCTCCTGTGTTTCTTTGATGTCTTCTTCAGACTCTGAAGCAGAGCCTTCTACTTTGTCTGACCGCTTTAGGcttatttcttttgaaagagGTGTGAGGGATCCACTGTCCTTTAGAGGTAAATCAGACAAAGCCTGATCAGGCCCTTTTTTCTCAGATGACTTCCTGGTGGGAAATTGTAAAGCAACACGAAGGCCAAAGCTTCTTCTCTTGGGGGAAACCTTCTTcttcatctcctcctcctcttctttctcATTACCCAACAAATTATCGCGTTCTCCATCACTTAAGTCTGATTCCACCATCTAGAGGcagaaaaaatcccattttataTTATTGGCTCTGACATAAGAGAGGTCATTTTAAAATCACTAGTTCTAGACAGCAGTCTTTCCTCCCTAAGTCACCACCATAAATTCACCTAAATTAAACATCTTTTTACCAGTTCACAGTATGCAACTTCTGCCTGTGCAGAGATCAACAAAACATATTAGTATTGTCTGGCATACAGACATGGCTGTCTCCAGAGAAACAATCTTGCCCAATACAATCTACAAGCAGTGAAAGTAGTTCTCATTTCTCATATGTGAGGCTACAATAAAgcattctttctctcttttaagACAACACTTTTtaattcactatgaaaaaagGCCATCACAGTGTATCAGAAAAATTCCTACAAGAATATGAAATTTAcacagaagagacagaaaaaaaaagaagtcaacATATACATTCACATGTAGGTGTGACTGCCTTTACCAGAACTTCTTTATTGCTCACATGCACCTCGTTTGAAGCAAAGCCCTCAAACacttctgtttcagagtcagtgTCCTCAGTGAAAATCCTCCGCAGCTCTTCAGTGAGGTATCTGGACTGAAACCGGAGCCCCTGCAAAAATACCATTCAGTAGCTGTGAGAGAAGTCAGATATAGGATATTCACATAGCCACAATAAACAGGCTTTGAGGGTTAAGACACGCCAACTAAATAGCACACTGTGAAAGCACTTTGCAGGCAAAGCCTGTCAGAAGAAACAAACAAGAAGAAGACAATATTCGGTTTCAATATtgagttgttttaattttgcaagattttttttttttttaattttgaggaCAGGGCCTTAACAGAGCTACTTCTTGTGGGGGAAATTTTCTCCTTCACCTCTATCCTTCTTCATTACTactcaataaaaatattttcttgtatgTAAATTATCATGttgttttatgtattttcttcttgatGAAAACAACAGGCcttgaataaagaaaatacaaatgagAGATGGGGTCTGCTCCTCATGCTGTTACACCACCACTGAACTGACACCAACAGAAATTATGAGAGCTTTGAACAGCTTGAT belongs to Taeniopygia guttata chromosome 2, bTaeGut7.mat, whole genome shotgun sequence and includes:
- the CDCA7L gene encoding cell division cycle-associated 7-like protein isoform X4; amino-acid sequence: MPVGSAAASEQHRPIPRQATRSAPSLHPLSRRCRAAPPRHRPAPLLPAPSSSSSARGGGAAMARRGRRRRRGAAAAGTRGKKQVPKDVANIFNVPSDSEDFPGFRDDVSKQSFLSENNSASFDSLESGKEGLRFQSRYLTEELRRIFTEDTDSETEVFEGFASNEVHVSNKEVLMVESDLSDGERDNLLGNEKEEEEEMKKKVSPKRRSFGLRVALQFPTRKSSEKKGPDQALSDLPLKDSGSLTPLSKEISLKRSDKVEGSASESEEDIKETQEESSNALLKRAINIKENKAMLAQLLAELNSIPDLFPVKTASSTPSKPKKTPRRTFSEGQITRRMNPTRTARPPEKFALEKFTVSAVKFAEHIRSYRQQNLLKRLSVQGDCGVRKRRRSSKYSTHRPVEDITEEDLDNIAITVRDKIYDKVLVSFPEALGNSARYYVTQVQL
- the CDCA7L gene encoding cell division cycle-associated 7-like protein isoform X2, whose amino-acid sequence is MPVGSAAASEQHRPIPRQATRSAPSLHPLSRRCRAAPPRHRPAPLLPAPSSSSSARGGGAAMARRGRRRRRGAAAAGTRGKKQVPKDVANIFNVPSDSEDFPGFRDDVSKQSFLSENNSASFDSLESGKEGLRFQSRYLTEELRRIFTEDTDSETEVFEGFASNEVHVSNKEVLMVESDLSDGERDNLLGNEKEEEEEMKKKVSPKRRSFGLRVALQFPTRKSSEKKGPDQALSDLPLKDSGSLTPLSKEISLKRSDKVEGSASESEEDIKETQEESSNALLKRAINIKENKAMLAQLLAELNSIPDLFPVKTASSTPSKPKKTPRRTFSEGQITRRMNPTRTARPPEKFALEKFTVSAVKFAEHIRSYRQQNLLKRLSVGDCGVRKRRRSSKYSTHRPVEDITEEDLDNIAITVRDKIYDKVLGSTCHQCRQKTTDTKTICRKQGCGGVRGQFCGPCLRNRYGEDVKSALLDPAWICPPCRGVCNCSYCRRRDGRCATGMLIHMAKFYGYNNVKEYLESLQKQLADNN
- the CDCA7L gene encoding cell division cycle-associated 7-like protein isoform X1 encodes the protein MPVGSAAASEQHRPIPRQATRSAPSLHPLSRRCRAAPPRHRPAPLLPAPSSSSSARGGGAAMARRGRRRRRGAAAAGTRGKKQVPKDVANIFNVPSDSEDFPGFRDDVSKQSFLSENNSASFDSLESGKEGLRFQSRYLTEELRRIFTEDTDSETEVFEGFASNEVHVSNKEVLMVESDLSDGERDNLLGNEKEEEEEMKKKVSPKRRSFGLRVALQFPTRKSSEKKGPDQALSDLPLKDSGSLTPLSKEISLKRSDKVEGSASESEEDIKETQEESSNALLKRAINIKENKAMLAQLLAELNSIPDLFPVKTASSTPSKPKKTPRRTFSEGQITRRMNPTRTARPPEKFALEKFTVSAVKFAEHIRSYRQQNLLKRLSVQGDCGVRKRRRSSKYSTHRPVEDITEEDLDNIAITVRDKIYDKVLGSTCHQCRQKTTDTKTICRKQGCGGVRGQFCGPCLRNRYGEDVKSALLDPAWICPPCRGVCNCSYCRRRDGRCATGMLIHMAKFYGYNNVKEYLESLQKQLADNN
- the CDCA7L gene encoding cell division cycle-associated 7-like protein isoform X3 translates to MPVGSAAASEQHRPIPRQATRSAPSLHPLSRRCRAAPPRHRPAPLLPAPSSSSSARGGGAAMARRGRRRRRGAAAAGTRGKKQVPKDVANIFNVPSDSEDFPGFRDDVSKQSFLSENNSASFDSLESGKEGLRFQSRYLTEELRRIFTEDTDSETEVFEGFASNEMVESDLSDGERDNLLGNEKEEEEEMKKKVSPKRRSFGLRVALQFPTRKSSEKKGPDQALSDLPLKDSGSLTPLSKEISLKRSDKVEGSASESEEDIKETQEESSNALLKRAINIKENKAMLAQLLAELNSIPDLFPVKTASSTPSKPKKTPRRTFSEGQITRRMNPTRTARPPEKFALEKFTVSAVKFAEHIRSYRQQNLLKRLSVQGDCGVRKRRRSSKYSTHRPVEDITEEDLDNIAITVRDKIYDKVLGSTCHQCRQKTTDTKTICRKQGCGGVRGQFCGPCLRNRYGEDVKSALLDPAWICPPCRGVCNCSYCRRRDGRCATGMLIHMAKFYGYNNVKEYLESLQKQLADNN